The DNA sequence CGTGCTCGTGTGCGACGCGATCGCGGAAAACGCGCGGGTCGTGGAACTCGGCGAGACCCGCACGACGCGCGTTGCGTCGAACGGCGTGCTGCTCGGCGTAAACCCCGCGGAAGCACCCCAGCACGATGCCGACTACCGTTATCAGCGCATCAACGCGCTCCTGCGATCGCAGCGAGTCATCGAGTCGGATGCACTCGCTAGAGTGATGGCCGACCGCGAACCCGGACGTTCTGGACAACAAACAATCGTCAACGATCAAACGCGCCACAGCGTCGTTATGGAGCCGCGTTACAAGCGCATGCATGTATCCTTCCCTGATGCCAATGGGAAACTCGGCAGGCCCGTAACCATCTCGCTTCGAAAGACTGCGCCGTGAGCGACGTAGTCCGAAACTACACCGGCTCCGGAGGTCGCATCAAGGGCCGATCGATAGGCGCCCGCGGCAGCGGATGCCTCGGGCGAATCGCGCTGGGGTGCGTTGTGCTGCTGCTTTTCGTCCTGTGGTTCACACGCAACAGCTATGAAGCAACCGCCTTTATCCCGGCCGGTTCGCGCTATAACGTTGTCCTGTCCGATCCCGTTAATGGACTCGACCGCATAACTGCATCGGACGTATGGAATACGTGGCCGGATGCCGCGTCGCGCGACGCGCTGTTGCGAAAACTGCGCCAAGACCCAGGGGTTCCCCGCTGGGTGCTCAACAACCTGCTCACGCAACGTCTGTACCTCACCGGAGGCGATGTGCGCACGTTCTCGGACGCGCTCGCCATCACCCACATGTCCCGCATCGGGACCCTCCTCGAACGCCTGTTAGTGTTCGGATCGGGTATAACGGGCGATTACGCCGGCGGATTGCGCATGCGCCATATCGAAAAGAGCGGCATCTACTATGCCGTGCGCGGACGAATTCTAATCCTCAGCGCAAACCGCGATGTGCTCGTCCACTCACTCACGTTGCAGCCGGGCGCCGCGCTCGATGACGTGGAGCGCGACAACCTGCTTACCGAAGGCGCGGAAGACGTCCGCGGTACAGTCCAACTCGCGGAAGACGATCCGCTTGGCGACGCTTTTGAGTCTATTGCTTTTGCCGTCCGTATTGACAACGACCGAGCATATGCCAAATGCCACGCGACGATTCGAGAGTCGGCGCGCGCACGGTTCGGGCCGCTGCTCAACGGCGCAAATCCGTACGCCCTTGCAACGCCGATTCCCGGCATGGTCGAAGTGTCCGCCAACTTCGGCAAGCCGGTGCGCGAAGTGTGGGCGAGCCTCGGCGAGGCGCTGGAGAGTTCGTGGCTCAATGCTTCGCAATGGCAAGCTTGGGAAGCGCCCAGCGCCGACGGCGCGCCGCGAGTTGCGCAGACTATCACGTCCATGCTCGGACCACTTGGCCCCTCGATTCGGCTGTCGTGTACCGGTTTCGATCAGAATGAAATGGTCCCAGTTCCTATCCTTGTCGGAACGTTGCAGGTCCCGGCCGGCGCAATTCCCAACCTCGGCGCGTTGCCGCCGCCTCCGACGGGTGCGAACCCCTGGGACATCTATCCCCGCTACAACGCCGACAAGAAACTCGCTTCAGTCCCACTCGTTGGCGGGCCTTCGCTCGAACCCGCCGCGCTGCTGGCCGGACGCGATCTGGTATTCGGCACAAGCAGGACCGCTGTGGAAGGTTTCACACAGCAAGGGCCGGCAACCGGTGAACTTGGCGAACAAGCGAACCTGTTCGCGCGCGTCTATCCGGAACCGCTGGTACGCGAAGGCGCCGCGGCGCTGCGACAGCTCGCGGAAGTCGGAATGTTGAAAGGGTACGATCTTGGATCCTTTGACACCGCCGCGCGCGGCTGGATCACATCCGCGGCGCGCGTGAAGGAGGTCGTCCTTGTTGCGGCGGGAACGGACAACGCCATCGACGCGGAGCTGCGCATCGTGTGCGGCGAAACCGCCGTGACCTCGCCAACAGGGACAACACAATGAAAATTCTGAGCCCCTACCTCAACGAATCAATCGACTGGCGCCGTGGAAATCTCCACGCCCACACTACGCGGAGCGATGGCGACCGTCCCCCGCAGGATCTGATCGATCGGTATGCCGAACTCGGCTACGACTTTCTCATGATTAGCGACCACGACATGATTACCGAATCGGAAGCGTTCGATTGTCACGGTATGACCCTGATTCCCGGGAACGAAGTCACGATAAACGGCCCACACATTCTCCACGTGGACGCACGGGCCTACGTGACGCCCGACGCTGATCGGCAAGTTGTGCTCAGTGCTATTGCCGCGGATAGCGCGTTCGCGATCATGGCGCACCCCAATTGGGAGCGGCACTTCAACCACTGCCCGCAAAATAAGCTCGAATCGTGGCAAGGTTATCTGGGTGTCGAAATCTACAATGGCCTTGTCCGAATGCACGCCGGGAACCCCCTCGCAACCGACCGCTGGGACATGCTCCTGGGTTCGGGCCGCCGCGTGTGGGGCTTCGCGAACGACGACGCTCACCAAATCGGCGATGAAGGCGTTGCATGGAACATGGTCCAGAGCGACTCGAAGCAGGTAACAGATTTGGTCGCCGCACTGCGCGCGGGGCGTTTCTATGCGAGCACAGGCGTGATAATCGATTCAATCCGCCTGACGGGTAACGTCATTCGCATCGCGACACAGAACGCCCAGCGAATCGTCGTTACCAAGGATTTTGGCCGCTGTATCACGCACGCGGACGCCGCCTCGTTCGAGTTCACCGTCGGTGAAACGCTAGATGCGACCTACGTCCGTTTTGAATGTTTCGGCCACGGCGAATCAATGGCGTGGACCCAACCCATTTTCATCGAGAGCGAAGCCCAGTAGTCGAAGACGCCTGCGACACGGGCCATCTTGCGCGAACGCGTTCGCTTCGGTCCATGAAGTCCATCCCGTCCTTTTGCGTCCGTTGGGTCCTTTACGTCCATTACAAGCCTTTTGCGCCCTCTATAATTCCGCCCGCAGAAATCCCCAAAAGCCCCCGCCCAGCAACTCTGTCACGTCCCGCCGAATCTCGTCCTCGGCAACGGTCCAACCCGCCGCGAGCAGGTCGCAATACTTGTCTTCCAGCACCTTCCCGATGATCGCGCGCGAATGTTCCCACTTGTAGATGACCTGTTCGAGAACGCGCGCGTCGCTGTGCTGCGGCGTTACGCTCAGACCCAGCAGTTCAATCCGCATCCGCGTCATCTCCTCGATCAAGCTGGGATTGTTGAGAAACCACCAGCACCCGAAGATAAACAGGTTGGGAAGTTTCCGCCCCGCGACGCACAAGTCATGCTGGTTCTCCCGCGACAGCATCGTGACCATAAACTTGTTCTTTGGGAACCGCGCGCACAAACGCTCCACCGCGCCCACGTCCGCCCGTGCGACGCCGTCGCCCGCCAGCTTCAACGAAGGATTCACCGCCCGTTTTACGCCAATCATTAGCGCGAAGGGGATGTTATACTCGGCCGCGACCGGCACAACGCACTCGGAAATCAGCTTCGACCGCAGCGAATTGTCCGGGTACGCGAAGTCCGGTGGCAACGACACCGCCATATAAAGCGCCTTCATGCGCTTTACGTGATCGGAGAGGAAGCGCCGCACTTCGGCGAGGCTGGGTGCGTCGGCGGTTTGCCCCGCGTTGTACCCCCACCCCCGCAGCTTCTCGCTCGCGGCCGTGTAATCGTTGAGCAGCGGGTCGATCCGCAACGCTGCGTGAAAGCGTTTATCGCCCGCGAAACCCTGGTCCCATGTGGGTCGTTCAATCGGATCGAACGGATCGTTCGTCATCACGACGTCACGCACCCGTGCTGCGGCGAATACGCGGTCAATGTGCGCATCAATGCTTACATCCTCGAAGAACGCACGATACGCGTCGAGATCGCGCGAGGACACGTCGAGCCCCAGCCGATCCAGCGCAGTCAACACGCCGCGGCAGGCTTCGCCGATCGGGGATCGCTCCACAAACAGCGAGCGCCATATGAACGCTGCCTGATCGCGCTTGGACATGGACCAGTAGGACTCATAGGGCACACGTGTTGCGCGGACAACCTCCGCGATGAGGTAGTGGTAAGTGAGTAGCTCGTCTACTCCGTAAAGCAGCAGTGGCCCAAAAGGCGGCGCATACAGATGGGTGTGCAGATCGGTGACCGGTGTGTCGCGCACGATACGGCCGACCGTCTGCCGCACATCGGCTTCCTGGCCGCGACTATACGATATAATCATGCAATCTTCTGGTTGGCGGATCGCAATCGGAAACTATCTCGTCACCGCCAGTTTTTCCGCGGCCATCTTCCGCAACTCGGTCTTCAATATCTTTCCCGTCGGCCCGAGCGGCATCGTCTTTACAATTTCTACGTGGCGCGGATATTTGTAGGCAGCCATCTCCTTCTTGGCCCACGCGATGACATCTGCCTCGTCGATGGTGGAACCCGTCTGCGGAATGACATACGCGGCTACTTCCTCGCCGTACTCTTCGTGTGGGATGCCAATGACCGCCGCGAGCGAAATGTCCGGATTTGTCATCAGCACTTCTTCCACCTCGCGCGGATACACGTTGAAACCACCGCGGATGATCATGTCCTTCACGCGATCGACGATGTAAAAGTAGCCATCCTCGTCCTTGTATCCAACGTCGCCGCTGTGGAACCACCCGCCGCGAAACGCTTCGTCGTTCGCTTCGTCGCGTTTGTAGTATCCCTTCATGATATTGTGCCCGCGAATCACGATTTCGCCCGTCTTCCCGATGGGCATCTCGTTCATGTCGTGGTCCACAATCTTCATCTCGACGCCCCACACCGGTAGGCCAATGGAACCCGGCTTCCGTGGCTTCTCCAGTTGATTAAAACTGGCCACGGGCGACGTCTCGGAAAGGCCGTAGCCTTCGAGTATCGTTACGTTGAACTTGTCTTCAAACCGCTTCATCACTTCCACGGGCATCGCTGCGCCGCCTGAATTGCATAAACGGAGCGACTTCGATATCTTCGCGATGTCGTACTTGTCGAGATCGGCGTACGTGAGCAGGTCCCAATACATCGTCGGCACGCCGGAAAACAATGTAATTCCCTCGTCCTGGAACGCGCGCAACACCGCGCCGGGATCGAATCGCGGTTGAAGCACGAGCGTGCTGCCGGTCAGGATACCCGCGAGCATTTGGCACGAGAATCCAAATGAATGGAACAGGGGCAAGACCACCAGCAGGACGTCTTCCTTGGTCGACTTGCCCATATCGCGCGTGATCATCGCGTTGATGGTCATGTTCGAGTGCGTCAGTTCGGCGCCTTTCGGACGTCCCGTCGTTCCCGACGTATAGATGATCAGACAGGTATCGTCCGCGCGCGTCGCGACGGTCTCGAACGTCTGCGGCTGATTGTGCAATAACTCCATAAACGTCGGTATGCCCTCGATAGGCGAGTCCGCGCCGGGAATTGTCGGAATCACCCACAGGTTCGGGCATGTCTTCGCTTCCTGCCAGCCTGCGTACCCCTCCTGGAGCACTGGCAATTGTTCGGTGCCTTGAAAGCAGATGAAACCTGTCGAGTCCGAATCGGCGATGTGATAGGCAAACTCGCGGTGTTTCAGGAGCACGTTCAACGGGACGACCACCGCACCGGCCTTCAGAATTCCGAACACGATGATGGGAAAGTACGGCAAGTTGGGGCAACACACGCAAATCTTGTCGCCCTTGCGAATACCTGCCTTCACCAGGCCGTTCGCAAGTTGGTTTGCCATGGCGTTGACCTGCGCATAGGTCAATCGGATTTGATCGAACACAATCGCCGTCTTGTCAGGATACAGCCGAGCGCTCTCTTCCAGCAGCGTCGCAAGATTCAACATGAGCTACACTCCAACCTACTTGCTTAGTGGTAATTCCAATGCGTTGATTGTTCGTTTCAGGCGGGCGCCTGCGCCAACGCAATCTTCCGCAGTTCGGTCTTCAGAATCTTTCCCGTCGGGCCGATGGGAAGGCTGGTCACAATCTCCGCCATGCGCGGGTACTTGTATGCCGCCAACTGCTTCTTGCCGTACGCAAGGATGTCCTCGACCTGCATCGTCGAGCCATTTTCGAGAATGACGTAGACCTTCACTTCCTCGCCGTACTCTTCGTCCGGAATTCCAATCGCCGCCGCCAGCGATATTTCCGGGTGCGCCATCAATACTTCTTCTATCTCGCGCGGATACACGTTGAATCCGCCTCGGATGATCATGTCCTTGATGCGATCGACGATGTAAAAATAGCCGTCCTCGTCCTTGTATCCGACGTCGCCCGTGTGGAACCAGCCGCCGCGGAAAGCTTCCTCGTTCGCCTCGTCGCGCTTGTAATAGCCCTTCATAACCAATGGTCCGCGCACAACGATCTCGCCCGGCTGGCCTACCGGAAGCTCGCTCATGTTGTCGTCCACGACCTTCATCTCCATACCCCAAATGGGTACGCCGATCGACCCGATCTTTTGCGGCATATCGATGCGGTTGAAGCTGCAGCCCGCCGTCGTTTCGCTCAGACCGTATCCCTCGAGAATCTTGATATCGAATTTCTCCTGGAACCGCGTCATCACGTCCACCGGCATCGGCGCTCCGCCGCACACGCCCAGACGCATGTTCGACCGGATTTTCTCCATATCGTGCGTATCGGCTCCGGAGTAATTGAGCAGGTCCCAATACATCGTCGGCACGCCGGCAAACACGGTCACCCCTTCGTCGTCAAATGCCTGCCACGCGGCGCCGGGCTCGAATCGTGTGTGCAGCACAATGGTCGCGCCGCCGTAGATTACCGAATTCAGCAGCGCGTTGAGTCCGAACGAGTGGAACAACGGCAGCACCGCCAAGGTTACGTCGTCCGGCGATCCGTCGAGTAGCTTCCGGCTGGTCATACTGTACATCAGATTGTTCGAGTGCGTCAGTTCAGCGCCCTTGGGACGGCCCGTTGTGCCCGAAGTGTATATGATGATTGCGGTGTCATCGGGCCTGCACTGTACCGTATCGAATGTCGTGGGCTGCTCATGCATCAAGTCGCCCAGCGTGGGCACGCCGGGAATGGGGGAGTCCCCGCCGGGAATCGTCGGAATTATGTAAAAGTGCTCGCAGGTCCCGGCTTCCTTCCAGCCCTCGTACCCCACCTTCCCGATTGGCAACTCCTGCGTACCCTCGAAACAAATGTATACCGACGCGTCGGAATCCGAGAGATGATACGCCACCTCCCGATCGCGCAGCAGCACGTTGAGCGGCACGAATACCCCGCCCGCCTTCAGCACGCCGAAGTATACGATCGGGAAATAGGGAAGGTTTGGGCACGACAATGCCACCTTGTCGCCCTTGCGAATGCCCGCTTTCACCAACCCGTTCGCGACCTGGTTCGCCATCGCGTTGATGGTCTGGTAGTCCAACCGGAACTGCCCGTACACCACGGCCGGATGGCTCGGCCGCTCCCGCGCACTGTTCTCGAGAATTACTGCCAAATTCAGCATGGCGCACAACGCCCCTCTCGTTTGGATTAGGCTCCGCACCCTCACGCGCCGCCCAGCGCT is a window from the Candidatus Hydrogenedentota bacterium genome containing:
- a CDS encoding long-chain fatty acid--CoA ligase; amino-acid sequence: MLNLAVILENSARERPSHPAVVYGQFRLDYQTINAMANQVANGLVKAGIRKGDKVALSCPNLPYFPIVYFGVLKAGGVFVPLNVLLRDREVAYHLSDSDASVYICFEGTQELPIGKVGYEGWKEAGTCEHFYIIPTIPGGDSPIPGVPTLGDLMHEQPTTFDTVQCRPDDTAIIIYTSGTTGRPKGAELTHSNNLMYSMTSRKLLDGSPDDVTLAVLPLFHSFGLNALLNSVIYGGATIVLHTRFEPGAAWQAFDDEGVTVFAGVPTMYWDLLNYSGADTHDMEKIRSNMRLGVCGGAPMPVDVMTRFQEKFDIKILEGYGLSETTAGCSFNRIDMPQKIGSIGVPIWGMEMKVVDDNMSELPVGQPGEIVVRGPLVMKGYYKRDEANEEAFRGGWFHTGDVGYKDEDGYFYIVDRIKDMIIRGGFNVYPREIEEVLMAHPEISLAAAIGIPDEEYGEEVKVYVILENGSTMQVEDILAYGKKQLAAYKYPRMAEIVTSLPIGPTGKILKTELRKIALAQAPA
- a CDS encoding long-chain fatty acid--CoA ligase is translated as MLNLATLLEESARLYPDKTAIVFDQIRLTYAQVNAMANQLANGLVKAGIRKGDKICVCCPNLPYFPIIVFGILKAGAVVVPLNVLLKHREFAYHIADSDSTGFICFQGTEQLPVLQEGYAGWQEAKTCPNLWVIPTIPGADSPIEGIPTFMELLHNQPQTFETVATRADDTCLIIYTSGTTGRPKGAELTHSNMTINAMITRDMGKSTKEDVLLVVLPLFHSFGFSCQMLAGILTGSTLVLQPRFDPGAVLRAFQDEGITLFSGVPTMYWDLLTYADLDKYDIAKISKSLRLCNSGGAAMPVEVMKRFEDKFNVTILEGYGLSETSPVASFNQLEKPRKPGSIGLPVWGVEMKIVDHDMNEMPIGKTGEIVIRGHNIMKGYYKRDEANDEAFRGGWFHSGDVGYKDEDGYFYIVDRVKDMIIRGGFNVYPREVEEVLMTNPDISLAAVIGIPHEEYGEEVAAYVIPQTGSTIDEADVIAWAKKEMAAYKYPRHVEIVKTMPLGPTGKILKTELRKMAAEKLAVTR
- a CDS encoding CehA/McbA family metallohydrolase; amino-acid sequence: MKILSPYLNESIDWRRGNLHAHTTRSDGDRPPQDLIDRYAELGYDFLMISDHDMITESEAFDCHGMTLIPGNEVTINGPHILHVDARAYVTPDADRQVVLSAIAADSAFAIMAHPNWERHFNHCPQNKLESWQGYLGVEIYNGLVRMHAGNPLATDRWDMLLGSGRRVWGFANDDAHQIGDEGVAWNMVQSDSKQVTDLVAALRAGRFYASTGVIIDSIRLTGNVIRIATQNAQRIVVTKDFGRCITHADAASFEFTVGETLDATYVRFECFGHGESMAWTQPIFIESEAQ
- a CDS encoding glucuronate isomerase, translated to MIISYSRGQEADVRQTVGRIVRDTPVTDLHTHLYAPPFGPLLLYGVDELLTYHYLIAEVVRATRVPYESYWSMSKRDQAAFIWRSLFVERSPIGEACRGVLTALDRLGLDVSSRDLDAYRAFFEDVSIDAHIDRVFAAARVRDVVMTNDPFDPIERPTWDQGFAGDKRFHAALRIDPLLNDYTAASEKLRGWGYNAGQTADAPSLAEVRRFLSDHVKRMKALYMAVSLPPDFAYPDNSLRSKLISECVVPVAAEYNIPFALMIGVKRAVNPSLKLAGDGVARADVGAVERLCARFPKNKFMVTMLSRENQHDLCVAGRKLPNLFIFGCWWFLNNPSLIEEMTRMRIELLGLSVTPQHSDARVLEQVIYKWEHSRAIIGKVLEDKYCDLLAAGWTVAEDEIRRDVTELLGGGFWGFLRAEL